CCGCCTCGATCGTCAGCGGCCCAGTCACGGCGGGGACGGCCACGCTCACCGTCGTGTCCACCTTTGCGCGCGGCGTGGCGATGGGGATGACGATCTCGCGCGCAAAGGCGCCCGTCATCCTCACCACTACGGAGCGGATCAGGTCGTTGACGTCTTCCGCGGAGACTCGGACGGGGAGCTGCCCCCCGGCGGGGAAGCTGTCGTTCTGCACGGGAGCCACGATCTGCACGCGCGGCCCGCCGATGTTGATGTAGGCCGTGTCCGCCCGCGAGTTGCCGGCGCTGTCCTTGGCGGTCGCCACCACCATCACCCGCCGCTCGGAGGTGCTGTCGGCGGTGGCGATCAGGTAGCGCGTGATCGTGGTGTCCCGGCGCGTGGTCTGCGACAGGTTCACGCTCTTGGCGCCGAAGCGCGGGTACACGCTGTCGGTGCCCAGCGAGCGGTCGCCGCGCACGGAGAAGCCGGCGAGCGACAGCGACCCCAGCCGCTGGTTGTCCGCCACCTTCACCTGCACGAAGACGGAGTCGGCGATGGCGACCACCGCGCTGTCGCGGGGGAACTCGATGGTGAGCGTCGGCTTCGTGGTGTCGGCGGCCGCGGCACCGCCGCCGCCGCTGCCGTTCCCGTTGCCGGAGCCCACCGGGTCCTTGAAGCCGTTGCCGCCGTCGCAGGCGGCGAGCACCACCGCGGCGGCAAGGAGAGAGGCCAGCCCCCGGAGGGGCCGGCGCGTAGTGCGTGTCACGGAAGTTCTCCGGTAGGGGTCCAGCGGCGGGTGGTCACGAAGCGCTCTCGTCGGCGATGTGCGGCGTGACCATGATCAGCAGGTCGCGCTTGACCTCGCGGTCGCTGCTCCGGCGGAAGAGGACGCCCAGGAAGGGGATGTCCATGAGGAACGGGATGCCGACGCGGTTGCGCGTCACCTCGGTCACGGTGAGGCCGGCGATGACCGCCGTCTCGCCGTCGCGCACCATCACGCGCGTCTGGCCCTGCTGCTGGAGGAACTGCACGCCGATCTCGGTGGCCGCGGCCGCCGCGCTGGAGCGCTCCGCGTGCAGCGTCAGCAGCACGCGCCGGTCCGAGGTCACCTGCGGCGTCACGATCAGCCGGATGCCGGTCTCCACGAGCTGCGCCGTGGCGCGGGCCGTGGTGGCACCGCCGCCGCCTCCTCCTCCGCCGCCCGCCGCGCCGCCCACGTCCACCACGCGGATGGGGGTGCGCTCGCCCACCCAGATGGAGGCTTCGTGGTTGCTGGACACCGTCACCGTGGGCGCCGCCTGCACGTCCGACAGCTCGGCCGACTGCAGCGCCTCCAGGAACGACACCAGCGTGTAGCGCCCCAGCACCAGCGAGGTGAGCACCTGCAGCGCGGGCGAGGTCACGCGCTGGTTGGCGTTCCCCAGCGCCGCGATGGAGCTTCCGCCCAGCGACACCAGGTTGGCGTTGGTGAGCTGCCCCGGGTTCTGCGGGTCCGGCACCGAGGTGAGCTGGTTCAGCGAGTTGCCGCGCGAGTCCTTGAGGTCGTACGTGACCCCCAGCTCCTCCGCGTCCGTGCGGTTGACGAAGACGATCTTGGCCCGGATCGCCACCTGCGGTGTGCGCACGTCCAGCTGCTCCACCAGGCGGACGAAGTCGTTGATGATCGACGAGACGTCGGTGGCGATCAGCGTGTTGGTGGTCGGATTGATGGACACCGTGCCGCGCTCGCTGGTCAGCGGCTCCAGCGTGGACCGCATCTCCTCCACCGGCACGTAGTTGATGCGGAAGGTGCGGGTCACCAGCGGCTCGTTGCGCTCGCGGTTGGCGAGGTTCTCGATCTTGTCGACGCGGATGATCCCCGTCCCCTGCTCTTCCGCCGCCAGCCCGTACGCCTGCAGGAGGGCGCGGAGCGCCTCGTCCCACGGCTGGTTGTCGAAGGCCACGTAGTCCACCGCGATCCCGCCCACCTCGGCACCCGGCACGATGGAGCGGCCGGTGAGCTCGGCGAAGGAGGCCAGCACCTCGCGCATGTCCGTGTTCTCGAACGTCACGGAGATGGGACGCGCGCGCTGCTGCGGACGCTGCTGCGGGCGCGGCTGCTGCCGGGGCTCCTGCTGCTGCCTCGGGATCGCCGATTCCGCAGCCGCCACGCGCGGTGCCGCCGCCGAGGAGCCGCCGCTGCGCCACGCCTGGAACTCCGGCGCGCCGGCGGCGAGCGCGATGCGCACACCCTCGGGCACCTGCTCCACCGTGTACTGGGCGTCGCGCACCAGGTCGATCACCACGCGCACCACGTCGGGCGCGTGCTGGCTGGTGCGCACGGCCGACACGCCGCCGCGGTGGATGCCGTCGTAGCGGCTGGCCGGCAGGTCGCTGCGCGCGCCGCGGATGTCCACCACCACGCGGGGCGGCCCGGAAAGGCGGAAGTGCTCGTAGGTCACCTCGCCCCCCGTGATCTCCACGGTGAGCTCGGTGCGCCCGCCGCGCCCTTCCAGGCGCAGCGCCGAGATGCTGCCGTCCGCGCCGCGCGGCACGGAGGGGCTGCTTCCCGCCGGGTCCGCCGCGGCCGCGCGAGGCGCCGCGGAGGCGAGCAGCGCCGGGATGAGCGCGGCGGCTAGATGACGTATCATGGCGAAAGTCCTTGGTGGGGGAGCCTGGCGGAGATTCAGGGAGTCTGCGAGCTCGACGGACGCGCCAGCGTGGCGCCGTTGCCACGGGGCTGCTGCTGGGTGCGGGGCTGCTGCTGGGGCGCGGCCGGCTGCGGCTGCGCGCCGGGCTGCTCCGGCCTGCGCTGCCCGCCGCGGCGCAGCGGGCCCGAAGGCGCGGCCGGGGCGGCGGGGGCGGGAGCCTGGATGATCACCGGCTGCGTCGTCGTGCCGGGAGCCGCGGCGGCGCCCGCGCCGGGGCCGGGCGCCATCGTGCGCGCCGTGCGCTGGAAGGTCAGGCTCTGCACGCGCGCCACGCCGAAGTCGTTCACCTGCACGTCCACGCGGCGGGGGTAGATGGCCAGCACCGTGATGGAGCCCAGCCGCTGCCCCGTGCGCAGGCGGTGGCGGCCGGCGCTGTCGCCCACCGTGAACACGGCGATCGACTGCCGCGGGTTGGGCGAGTACACGATGGAGGCCAGCCGCAGGTCCTCCACGCGGTACCCCAGGTCGGCCGCGCTCAGCAGCGGCTGGAACGGGTCCGGGCGGCCGCCGCGCTGGTAGCGGAAGACCTCGCGGCGGTAGCCCTCGATGGGGCGCACCGCGGAATCGGCGGGCGCCGCGGGCTGCGCGGCGGCCGGGGCGGCGAGCCCAAGCGCCAGCGCCACGGCCGCGAGGGCGGCGCTACTCCGCGGGTTTCTCATTTTCCGTCGGCGTGCTGGGGATCACGTAGGTTTCGATGGAGAAGCGCGCCTCCACCCGGACGGCGTCGGCCGCCCCGGGGTTGGCCGCGGCCCCGGTGCCGCCGGCCGCCGCGGTGGGCGCCAGCGTCAGGTTCAGCGGGGTCACGATGCGCGGCAGCGAGGCCACGCGCGTGAGGAAGTCGCCCACGTCGTGGTAGCGCCCCACCACCGCCATGTCGTACGCGCGGCGGGTGTAGTACGCCTCCTCGGTGGCGCCGCTGGGCTGGATCAGCGCGATCTCCACGTTGGTGCGCTGCGCCTCGGCCGAGATGGCGTCCAGCAGGTCCGGCAGCTCCTCGCCTGACGGGATCAGCCCCTCCACCGCCTCCAGCTGGCGGCGGTAGCTGGCGAGCGTCCCCTCCACGTCGGTGCCCACCCCGCGGGTGAGGGCGCGGGCGGCGGAGTTGCGCGTCTGCAGCTCCTCCACGCGGGTGCGGAGCGCGGCCACCTCGGCCTGGCGCGGCGCGTACACGTAGTCGTAGAAGAGGTAGCCCAGCAGGGCCACCATCACGCCGCCCAGCATCAGGTTGCGGCGGAGCTGCGGGTCCAGCGGAGGAAGTGCCATGGCTCAGCGCGCGGTGGGAAGGACGGGTACGATCTCCAGAAGCGACGAGTCCGGCTGCTCGTAGCGTGCTTCCAGGGTGAACTTCAGGTACGTGCGTCCTTCGGTGGTCGTCTGCTCGCTGGTCACCAGCGCCACGTCGCGGATCATCGGCGACAGCTCCAGGTTCTTCATGAAGCGCGTCAGCGCCTGCGTGGAGCCGGCGGCGCCCTCCACCGAGAAGGCGGGCCCGTCCGGCGCGGCGGGGGCGACGCGCGCGGTGGAGTCCTTTTTCGCCGTGTCCGCGGCGGCGGGCGCCGGTGCGGCGCCGCCGTCGTCTTCGGAGGTGGCGAGCTTGGTGAGCCAGGTGAACGGGGGAACCGCGCGGCTCACCTCGTCCATCAGGTGCGGCCACACGTAGCGCCGCCCGTCCACGCTGCGGATCACCGAGATCTTGCTCTCGATGGTGTCGCGGCGCGCGTCCAGCGTCTCCATCAGCGAGATGGTGCGGGCCAGCCGCACCGAGTCGGCCGTCTCGCGCTCCACGCTGGCCTGCAACTCCGCGCGGGCGGCGCCCGTCTTCCACCACCCCAGCCCGGCCAGGATCAGCAGGATGAGGGCGGCGCCCCCCACGGCGGCCACGCGCGGATCGCCCCCCACCTTGGGCAGCGACGGCGTACGGGCTCCACGCGCGGCGGAGGCACGCTTCGGCGTGCCGCCGGGGAGAAGGTTGATCTGGATCAAGGGTGTGTACCCGGGCGTTCGGCGGTGCCCCGGCGCGGTGCGCGGGGCGGAATTTCGTTCGGGGGGCGGCCCTAGTTGGCGCCGCGCAGCGCGAGCCCCACGGCCAGCATCAGCATGGGGGCCAGCTCGTCCACGGGGAAAAAGGTGCCCGCGCCGCTGCGCACGCGCAGGCGCTGGAGCGGCGAGGCCAGCTCGGTGCGGGTGCGCAGGCGCGCGGCCACCACGTCCACCAGCCCCGGGATGCGCGTGGAACCGCCGCTCAGGTACACCCGCGACAGTCCGCCGCCCGCGTCGCTGGCGGCCAGAAAGGCCCCCGCGCGCTCGATCCCCAGCGCCAGCTCCTCGCACCCCTCGTTCAGCAGCTCGCGGAACTCCGCGGCGCGCGGGGAGCGCCCCTCCAGCACCGCCTCCGCCTCCTCCACCGTCAGCCCGTGGCGGCGGCGCAGCTCCTCCCGCAGGCGGCGCGAGCCGAAGGGGATGTCGCGCGTCAGCACCAGCGCGCCCTCCTGCAGCACGTTCACGGTGGAGATCTCGTGCCCCACGTTCACCAGGGCGCAGATCCCGTCCATCGCCTCGGGGTAGTTGTACTCGAAGGCGTTGTGCAGCGCGCAGGCGTCCACGTCCACCACGGTGGCGGCCAGCCCCGCGTCGCGCAGCAGCCCCACCCGCTGCTCCACCACCTCGCGCTTGGCGGCCACCAGCAGCACGTTCATCTGCAGGCCGTCGCTGAGCGGGTCCACGATCTGGAAGTCCAGCTGCACGCTCTCCATGTCGTAGGGAACGTACTGCTCGGCTTCCCAGCGGATCACCTCGCGGGCGTCGGCTTCCTTCATCCGGTCCATCTGGATCTTCTTCACCATCACGTCGCGGCCGCCCACCGAGGCCACCAGCGTCTTCGGTTTCACCCCCGCCGTGGTGAGGAGCGACTGCACCGTCTGCACGACGATCTGCGGGTCCATCACCTCCCCCTCTACGATGGCGTCGGCCATCAGCGGGGTGTGGGAGACGTGGACGAGCTCGGGCTCGGCGCCGGAATGGTCGATCACGGCCAGCTTCACGTAGCCGCTGCCGATGTCGAGGCCCACCGTGCTCTTGTTGCGGCGGAGGAAGGAAACCATGCTGCTTTTGAAAACGAGTTCCGTAGGCGCGCGGCAAACTACGCGGCGCAGCGGGTGTGGCGGGGTGGAATTGTAAGGAGGTACACGACAGTGTACGTCGCTCCCGGTTCGGCGTCAAGGACGCGGTCTGCCACCTTTCTGCTACCGCACCACCTCGAACCATCCCTGCGGGGGCCGGGTGAGGAGGAAGCGCGGGTTGGCGTCGTTGAACGCCTGCTGCGCGCGCCGGTTGACGCAGGGGTCGAAGACGATGTCCATGGTGCCGGAGAGGTCGTTGTTTCCGTTGACCTTGTTGACCGTCACCGTGTTGAGCCCCACCACCGCGCCCACCACCTTGACGCTGCCCGTCACGTCCAGCGCGCCCTCCACCAGGATGATCCCCTTGAACTTGAAGTTGCCGGAGATCTTGAGCCCGCCGTTCACCACCACCAGCACCCCCTGCCCGTGGTCGCCCTGCAGGTCCACCTGCCCGCCCTGCGCGTCGATCCCGATGGTGGGGTAGTACGAGGTGTCCGCGGTGCTGGCGGTGCACGTCACCCCCAGCGACTTCGGGCACCCCCAGTTGGCGATGGAGTCCTTGGGCACCGTCGAGAGCGCCTTGAAGCTGCTGGGAAAGGTGCGCGCGCTGGTGAGGAGCGGTCCGAACTTGATGTGTGCCTGCCTCGCCACCTGCAGCGGCGTCTTCCCGCCCAGGATGCGGGCCTGGAACTCCGCCTTGGTCTCGTCGGTCTGCCGCGAACCGCCCACCAGCTCCACCGCGTTGCCCGACTTGTTGACCTGCCCCTCCTTGGAGGTCTCGATGGCGGGCACCGCGCCCGCGGTCCCGCACTTGTCCACGTCCTGCGCCTGCCCGATGATCGAGGCGCTCCCCTTCACTTCCACGGTGCCGCCAAAGGAGCCGGCCCCCTTGATGTTGAGGTTGAGCTGGTCCGGGGCGAGCTCGAGCTGCAGGAACGCGCCGAGCGTGCGGCTGGAACGCCCGCCGGAGCGCACGGGCGCCGCGGTGATGCAGTACACGGCGCGCCCGTCGGTGCGGGTCCCGTCCGCGGCGGTCACCGGGTTGCGGCGGTAGAGCTGGCGGATGGTGTACGTGCCCGTGCCGCCGCTGGCCAGGTCGAACGGGCTGGGCACCATCGCCGCGGACGGCGCGGTGAAGGAGTCCGCGCGGAGGGCCACGTCGATGCGGCTGACGGCGGTCTCCAGCGCCTCCTCCGCGTTGTAGACGCCGCGCGTGGCGTCCTGCTGCGCGGTGCTGATGGCGAGGTCGGTGGAGGAGCTGACCAGCGCGGCGGTGACCAGGATGGACACCACCACCAGCCCGATCATCGCCAGCGGGAGCGCTACGCCGCGCTCGCAGCGGAGCGCCCTGAAGTGGTTCTGCATGGATTCGCCTGGGCGGGTGCGCTAGCGGAAGTTGCGGAGCGACACGGTGATGGAGTCCTTGGTGGAGACCTTGCGGGTTCCCGAGCTCACGCCCGTGCCCTGCCGGGCCTTCATCGTCACGATCACCCGCACGTTGCGGATGGAGTCGCGCCTGACCGCGTCGACGGGCGTGGAGAAGGCGACCCCCGCGGCGTTTAGGTAGCGGATGGTGAGGTTCTCGATGGGGCCGGCGAGCGGCTCGGGCGTCCCGCTTCCGCTGAGCTCCCGCGTCATCCAGCGGTCGCCGGCGGCGTCCGCCGCTCCCCCGCCGTATGCCACGGAGCGCCACACGTACGCGGCCAGCCCCGGAGTGCCGGGCACGCCCCCATCCACGTCGTCGAACTTCACCACCACCGTCTTCGTGGCGTCGTCCATCAGCCCGCCGCACGGCGACGCCGAGGCCAGGGACGGTGAGAGCGTGTCGCCGCGCGCGGCGTCGTCGTCGGAGTCGAACACCGGCGGGATCGAACCGTCCACGCTCCCCTCCGTCCGCTGCAGCACCAGTCCGGTGCGCAGCGGGATTCCGGCGGCGGCGGCGGTCACCCACACGCCCTTGTCGAACACCACGTAGCGGGAGCCGGAGCTCGCGCCGCAGTACACCCCCCAGGCCATGGGAGAGCGGAAGCGAATGGTGTCCTCGCCGGCCATCAGCAGCCCGCCGGGAAGGGGCACGGTGCGCAGCTCGCTCCCCAACAGCTCCAGCGTGCCGCGCGCGTTGTCCTGCACCTCCTGACGCGCGTACTGGATGTCGGTGAAGCGGGCCTGGCTGGTGACGAGCTGCAGGATCACCCCGGCCAGGAAGCCGGCGATCACCAGCGTCACCAGGAGCTCCACCAGGGTAAAGCCGGCGGTGCGCGTGTCTCGGAGTGCGCGGCTCATGGGATCTGGGGATCGAAGAGGTACGAGTTCAGCACCACCGGGGCTGCGCGCACCAGGCGCGCTCCCGTCGCCTTGGGGCTCACCGTAACGGTGAGCCGCGCCTGCTTCACCGCCTGCCGCGTGGCTTCGCGCTTCACGGTGGCCGTGTCGCCGCCCACCAGGAGCACCTGCGTCGTCTGGCTGATGGGGAGCGTGGCGGGGGCGTTGCGGATCTGGTTGCGCAGCGACTCCATGCTGGACGCCGCGAGCGTGGCGTAGCGCCCCTGCTTCTCCGAGAGCGTCACCACGCGCGCGGCTCCGATCCCCAGCGCTTCGAGGCTCAGCAGCCCCACGGCCAGGATCACCATGGCGATCATCACTTCGATCAGCGTGAAGCCCTCGTTGCCGCGAGGCGCGCGAGGGGCGGAATCAGCGTGCACGTGTCACCTTGCCGAGTGGGGAGATCTTGATGCTGTCTACTTTGGCGCTGTCGCGGAGCGCCTGAATGCGCTCGGTTCCTCCGCGGCGCATCCCGCGGCTGTCGAACACCACCGAGTCGAGCACGGGCCGCAGCAGGAGGCCGGGATAGTTCTGCGTAACGCGCACGGTCTTCACCGTGTCCATCGTCACTCCGTCCGCCTTGCGGACTTCCACCTGGTAGGCGGTGCCGGTGCTGTTGATCACCAGCCGCGCCGCGTTTCCGGCGCGGATGGCACGCATCCGCGTGAGGCTCAGGTCCGTGGCCAGCTGGTTCATGGCCCCCGTCTGCCGGGCGCTCTTGCCAACTCCGCGAAGGCGCGGCGCGGCGAGTGCGGCCATGATGGCGACGATGACGAGGGTCGCGAGCAGCTCGGGGAGCGAATAGCCCCGGCGGCAGCGGAGAGGGGGATGCGGTAGGGTGTGCATGGCCTCCCCTTAAGGAAGGACCGTGCCCGCCGTTTACCTCCTATCCCGCAACGACTTAGCGCCGCCCCATCCGCGTTCGGGGGTAGCAAGGTTTGCTGCACTGGCAAACGTTGCGCACCCCAGAGTTCCCCAACTGCATGGCTCACGCGGAGACGCAGAGGCGCGGAGGAGAGGCGCGAAGGAGCTTTCTTCGCGGCTCCGCGTCTCCGCGTGAGATTGCGGTTTCCACCTCTCAGAACCGCCGCCGTACGCGCCCCAGCACCGACACGGTGAGCGAGTCCACCACGTCCTTCCGCCGCGACCACACGGTGCGGTTCTCAAAGGGGAGGAGGAGCCCGCGCGATCCGAACACGATGTTGCTGTCGTTGTTGGACTCCAGGCACACTCCGCTCGCCGAGCTTTGCAGCCGCGCCACGCGCACCACCCGCGGCGCGGGGTCGCGGACGGTGATGCGGTAGCCGTCCGCCGAGAACCGGCCGGATTGGGGGTCGCCGCACGAGCCCTCGTTGGTGAAGCGCAGCTCAACGCGGCTCCCCCCGCGCACCGCCAGCATCCGCGTGTACGAGATGTCCGCCGCGAGCTGGTGCAGCGCCGACGTCGTCTGCGCGCGCGCCAGCACCCGGCCGAGCGACGCTGAGGCCAGTCCCGCCAGGATTCCGATCAGCGCCAGCACCGCCATCAGCTCCACCAGGGTGACACCCGCTCTCCGATCTTCCACCTCCACCTCCCCCGCCCCGCCGGGCGAACGCGTTTCAGCACGAGCAACGCGTCCACTCTGTAAGCTTTCATGCGCGTGCGCAAGAACCTTCTACGTGCTGGCGGGAGCGGGTCGCACCGGCGGGGAAAGCATGGTCTCACATGGGTTTGCGGATGGCGCAGGCGGAGCGGCGGCGCGCGAGAACGAACCAGGAGGGCGCGCAAAAGGGGCGGCGCACCCATCAGTGCGCCGCCCCTCTAAAACTGGTCTACCGCGTCCCCTAAGCCGCCGACTCGGCGGGGCGCTTGATGGCCCAGAGCCGCAGGAGGAGCTCCTCCATCGCCTGGCGGTCTGTGAGCGACGCGGACTTGAGGAGGCGGTCGGTGCGCAGCAGCTCGCACAGGGCGGCATCGAGCTCCGGGAGGGTCCAGCGGCGGGCCTGCGGGACGATCCGCTTCGCCATCCAGCGCTGGAACGGCTTCAGCTCGCGCTCCAGTGCGCCCTGCCCGCCCGCGCACGCGATCCCCACTTTGAGGAGCTGCCCGCCCATCCCGATCACCAGCCCGACCGCGTTCTCCCCCGCCTCCAGCAGCGTGGGGAGGGTGGCGAGGGCCTCGCGGAACTTGCGGTCGGCCACCAGGTCGAACCACGCCCAGCGGTCCTGCCGCGGCACGGAGCCCCCCACGGCGCGCACGTCGTCCAGCGTGATCCGCTTCCGGTCGCTGGCGTAGGCGACCAGCTTGGCCAGCTCGGAGCGCAGCATCCCCAAATCCACCCCGATGGCCGTGACGACCGCGCGCGCGGCCTCCGCGTCCAGCTCAACGCCATGCACCTCGCTGGCGGAATCCATCATCCACCCGGGCGCGTCGTTGGGATCCAGCGGCGCGAACTCGGTGGAGACGGCGCGCTTCTTCAGCTCGTCGTAGAACTTGGCCTTGGACGCCGCGGGGATGACGGCGGAGAGGACTAGGACCAGCCCGGCCGGCGGCGTCGCGGCGACGGCCTCCACCACCTCGCGCGCCTTGGGCGACAGCCCCTGCGCGTCGCGCACCACCACCACGCGGTGCTCGGCCATCATGGGCGGCGTGGCGGTGAGCGACGCCAGGTCGTCGGCGGTCACTTCGGCGCCGCGGAGCTGGTCGAAGTTGAAGTCGCGCGTGGCGGGGTCCAGGTACGCGGCCACCACGCGCCCCACCGCCTCGTCGCGCGAGAAATCTTCTTCGCCATGGAAGAAGAACACACCCCCCGGGACACGGTCCCGGAGAGTGCGTTCGAGCTTGTCAGCTGAGATCTGGGGCACGTTCGTCAGCGGGCGAGGAGGTCGCCTTCGGTGTGCGCCGCGACGGTGGTGACGAGGGGGCCGTCTTTCTTGAACACGAGGTCGTGGTACGGCAGCTCGGTCACCGCCACGCCCAGCCGCGCGAGCTGCGAGGTGACGCGCCCGGCCTCGCGGTGCGACGGCCCGTCCCACGCCGCCAGCCGGTCAGCGAACGGTACCGTGCTCGCGGCGGCCTGAAGCGGCGCCTCGCCTTCCGAGTACTGCCGCACGAGCGGCACCCACGCGGCGGCCGCGATCGCCGCGGCCATGCCCATGGTGGCGAGGGCGGTGGCGGAGCGGCTCGCGTTGCGGGCGCGCGCGGCCTCCAGGTCCTCGGTGAAGATGCGGTGCTGGAGGCGCGCCGCGAAGTCGTCGGACACTTCCAGTTGGGGAAGCTCCCGGAACACCTCGGCGCCGCGGCTCACGACGCGGTCGTACTTGGCGCAGGAGGGGCACTCGTCGAGGTGCACCTCCATCTCCATCCGCTCTTCCCACGGAAGCGCGTCGTCCCGGAAGGCG
The DNA window shown above is from Longimicrobium sp. and carries:
- a CDS encoding AMIN domain-containing protein, producing MIRHLAAALIPALLASAAPRAAAADPAGSSPSVPRGADGSISALRLEGRGGRTELTVEITGGEVTYEHFRLSGPPRVVVDIRGARSDLPASRYDGIHRGGVSAVRTSQHAPDVVRVVIDLVRDAQYTVEQVPEGVRIALAAGAPEFQAWRSGGSSAAAPRVAAAESAIPRQQQEPRQQPRPQQRPQQRARPISVTFENTDMREVLASFAELTGRSIVPGAEVGGIAVDYVAFDNQPWDEALRALLQAYGLAAEEQGTGIIRVDKIENLANRERNEPLVTRTFRINYVPVEEMRSTLEPLTSERGTVSINPTTNTLIATDVSSIINDFVRLVEQLDVRTPQVAIRAKIVFVNRTDAEELGVTYDLKDSRGNSLNQLTSVPDPQNPGQLTNANLVSLGGSSIAALGNANQRVTSPALQVLTSLVLGRYTLVSFLEALQSAELSDVQAAPTVTVSSNHEASIWVGERTPIRVVDVGGAAGGGGGGGGGATTARATAQLVETGIRLIVTPQVTSDRRVLLTLHAERSSAAAAATEIGVQFLQQQGQTRVMVRDGETAVIAGLTVTEVTRNRVGIPFLMDIPFLGVLFRRSSDREVKRDLLIMVTPHIADESAS
- a CDS encoding GspH/FimT family pseudopilin, giving the protein MEDRRAGVTLVELMAVLALIGILAGLASASLGRVLARAQTTSALHQLAADISYTRMLAVRGGSRVELRFTNEGSCGDPQSGRFSADGYRITVRDPAPRVVRVARLQSSASGVCLESNNDSNIVFGSRGLLLPFENRTVWSRRKDVVDSLTVSVLGRVRRRF
- a CDS encoding prepilin-type N-terminal cleavage/methylation domain-containing protein, translating into MSRALRDTRTAGFTLVELLVTLVIAGFLAGVILQLVTSQARFTDIQYARQEVQDNARGTLELLGSELRTVPLPGGLLMAGEDTIRFRSPMAWGVYCGASSGSRYVVFDKGVWVTAAAAGIPLRTGLVLQRTEGSVDGSIPPVFDSDDDAARGDTLSPSLASASPCGGLMDDATKTVVVKFDDVDGGVPGTPGLAAYVWRSVAYGGGAADAAGDRWMTRELSGSGTPEPLAGPIENLTIRYLNAAGVAFSTPVDAVRRDSIRNVRVIVTMKARQGTGVSSGTRKVSTKDSITVSLRNFR
- a CDS encoding zf-HC2 domain-containing protein, coding for MTSCERFLAGYSAFRDDALPWEERMEMEVHLDECPSCAKYDRVVSRGAEVFRELPQLEVSDDFAARLQHRIFTEDLEAARARNASRSATALATMGMAAAIAAAAWVPLVRQYSEGEAPLQAAASTVPFADRLAAWDGPSHREAGRVTSQLARLGVAVTELPYHDLVFKKDGPLVTTVAAHTEGDLLAR
- a CDS encoding GspH/FimT family pseudopilin yields the protein MHTLPHPPLRCRRGYSLPELLATLVIVAIMAALAAPRLRGVGKSARQTGAMNQLATDLSLTRMRAIRAGNAARLVINSTGTAYQVEVRKADGVTMDTVKTVRVTQNYPGLLLRPVLDSVVFDSRGMRRGGTERIQALRDSAKVDSIKISPLGKVTRAR
- the holA gene encoding DNA polymerase III subunit delta; its protein translation is MFFFHGEEDFSRDEAVGRVVAAYLDPATRDFNFDQLRGAEVTADDLASLTATPPMMAEHRVVVVRDAQGLSPKAREVVEAVAATPPAGLVLVLSAVIPAASKAKFYDELKKRAVSTEFAPLDPNDAPGWMMDSASEVHGVELDAEAARAVVTAIGVDLGMLRSELAKLVAYASDRKRITLDDVRAVGGSVPRQDRWAWFDLVADRKFREALATLPTLLEAGENAVGLVIGMGGQLLKVGIACAGGQGALERELKPFQRWMAKRIVPQARRWTLPELDAALCELLRTDRLLKSASLTDRQAMEELLLRLWAIKRPAESAA
- a CDS encoding prepilin-type N-terminal cleavage/methylation domain-containing protein, which gives rise to MHADSAPRAPRGNEGFTLIEVMIAMVILAVGLLSLEALGIGAARVVTLSEKQGRYATLAASSMESLRNQIRNAPATLPISQTTQVLLVGGDTATVKREATRQAVKQARLTVTVSPKATGARLVRAAPVVLNSYLFDPQIP
- the pilO gene encoding type 4a pilus biogenesis protein PilO gives rise to the protein MALPPLDPQLRRNLMLGGVMVALLGYLFYDYVYAPRQAEVAALRTRVEELQTRNSAARALTRGVGTDVEGTLASYRRQLEAVEGLIPSGEELPDLLDAISAEAQRTNVEIALIQPSGATEEAYYTRRAYDMAVVGRYHDVGDFLTRVASLPRIVTPLNLTLAPTAAAGGTGAAANPGAADAVRVEARFSIETYVIPSTPTENEKPAE
- a CDS encoding PilN domain-containing protein; this translates as MIQINLLPGGTPKRASAARGARTPSLPKVGGDPRVAAVGGAALILLILAGLGWWKTGAARAELQASVERETADSVRLARTISLMETLDARRDTIESKISVIRSVDGRRYVWPHLMDEVSRAVPPFTWLTKLATSEDDGGAAPAPAAADTAKKDSTARVAPAAPDGPAFSVEGAAGSTQALTRFMKNLELSPMIRDVALVTSEQTTTEGRTYLKFTLEARYEQPDSSLLEIVPVLPTAR
- the pilM gene encoding type IV pilus assembly protein PilM, which codes for MVSFLRRNKSTVGLDIGSGYVKLAVIDHSGAEPELVHVSHTPLMADAIVEGEVMDPQIVVQTVQSLLTTAGVKPKTLVASVGGRDVMVKKIQMDRMKEADAREVIRWEAEQYVPYDMESVQLDFQIVDPLSDGLQMNVLLVAAKREVVEQRVGLLRDAGLAATVVDVDACALHNAFEYNYPEAMDGICALVNVGHEISTVNVLQEGALVLTRDIPFGSRRLREELRRRHGLTVEEAEAVLEGRSPRAAEFRELLNEGCEELALGIERAGAFLAASDAGGGLSRVYLSGGSTRIPGLVDVVAARLRTRTELASPLQRLRVRSGAGTFFPVDELAPMLMLAVGLALRGAN